A single window of Helicobacter pylori NCTC 11637 = CCUG 17874 = ATCC 43504 = JCM 12093 DNA harbors:
- a CDS encoding DUF3519 domain-containing protein, which produces MCLWIRNKRVGLNNTWNNKDLENHWVISSYELRDTTEKPTHFPTSQAITKEKDIHSLNSVGHNPTTNALKSQTPLSEQANAKKLAKLERAITPLKEFGKNYPEFALKPKEALEKLLQEKNGQVAGAAYREDLGGIDFVWGNKNYGLEHILGKRKKQYKRLGLTNEQAKERTNELIKEIPNIIQKGLKEEDKPGYAVIILNNSKVVLSKFKGDNELKNHYMITSFEADDKVLRELDTIATLSNDYRDGINYSISNLNEPNLTTNALKTQDLSPLEQANAEKLAKLESEKLESEQEFLKAKEQETKRKEALKKKLEHERGNAGNIESQTKIEVGEDIPTKTQAQLPKSRVRLNEREIYDLDYAIVKAKDLKPSFTTGGTQKRTDMNEEQIKSIAENFDPKKIFGSGGFEDLPIILHDGQVIAGNHRIQGMLNFTPKSRYSYEKAIKEYYHIDLKPDELLVRVPHKRLNNTEINNLAASSNQGRFNSESDHAIAVLSHYEAKLKELDQKLDADSIYSLKNIVAKNLNFDKATHPNVTDSNLALLMFNMPRTKTQGIELLNRWQKEFSNDIKSYEKVKKMFVDNAGSFHNLIHDMNFPKVSLNAYLSDIMDRSFANLKNYQTTSESLKDLSEKFYKTSSLEMFEKSEQNTSDISEILGGAIARFARFDDPSKALFEALKSDNIKKGLKEFKIADVTKDMFNPDSKEFKDIDIYDFTHYLLMVDREPNENNPVLKRLIEAIKDMQKESEKGSKKQKLDTPSEWGHNYSEFKGDGLGAINKLLETKKGFVAGAFYKEGLGDIDLVWGNKDYELEHILKRREKQAKNKGLNEQQAKEYALNIAKTIPEVIDKGVKVDNNGRIAIEYQNIRVGLKDNWKGEKLHNHWVITGYEKRLENSESLYTSPLITKDETLPLNSNKPNPTTNALKTQEPLSEQANAKKLAKLESEKGSKAEALKKLSFDEIKKLIDESPNNGKDITVIGGNNLTPEVVEYIHKKHAKVGIERLDEDEITAFNFTYPKNAKAIIDYQGIQHALNKHGINSPSVKFSKQPPITYKDIANYKDIVKNADETIKRDNRIISYKQVNGHFVVVEQINRNKSEFIFKTMFKEKGDYKNAPNYKKNIKEND; this is translated from the coding sequence GTGTGTTTGTGGATTAGGAATAAGAGAGTAGGTTTAAATAACACATGGAATAACAAAGATTTAGAAAATCATTGGGTGATAAGCAGTTATGAATTACGAGATACAACAGAGAAGCCCACGCATTTTCCGACCTCGCAAGCAATCACTAAAGAAAAGGACATTCATTCTTTAAACTCCGTAGGACATAATCCTACCACAAACGCGCTAAAAAGTCAAACGCCTTTAAGCGAACAAGCCAACGCAAAAAAGCTTGCCAAGTTAGAACGCGCTATAACACCCCTTAAAGAATTTGGTAAGAATTACCCCGAGTTTGCCCTAAAGCCTAAGGAAGCGTTAGAGAAACTATTACAAGAAAAAAACGGGCAAGTCGCAGGCGCAGCTTATAGGGAGGATTTAGGAGGGATTGATTTTGTTTGGGGTAATAAAAATTATGGGTTAGAACACATCTTAGGAAAGAGAAAAAAACAATACAAAAGGTTAGGACTAACAAACGAACAAGCTAAAGAAAGGACTAACGAACTAATTAAAGAGATCCCTAATATCATACAAAAAGGCTTGAAAGAAGAAGACAAACCAGGTTATGCGGTTATTATTTTAAATAATTCAAAGGTAGTTTTAAGTAAGTTTAAGGGAGATAACGAACTAAAAAACCATTATATGATTACAAGTTTTGAAGCGGATGATAAGGTTTTAAGGGAGTTAGATACCATTGCGACACTATCTAACGATTACAGAGATGGCATCAACTATAGCATCTCAAACCTTAATGAACCTAATCTTACCACAAACGCGCTAAAAACGCAAGATTTAAGCCCACTTGAACAAGCCAACGCTGAAAAGTTAGCGAAGTTAGAAAGCGAGAAGCTAGAAAGCGAACAAGAGTTTTTAAAAGCTAAAGAGCAAGAAACAAAGCGTAAAGAAGCGTTAAAAAAGAAATTAGAACACGAGCGAGGCAATGCGGGCAACATTGAAAGCCAGACTAAAATAGAAGTAGGAGAGGATATCCCTACAAAAACACAAGCGCAATTACCCAAGAGCCGAGTAAGGCTAAACGAACGAGAGATTTACGATCTAGATTATGCGATCGTTAAAGCTAAAGACTTGAAACCAAGCTTTACCACAGGCGGGACGCAAAAACGCACCGACATGAACGAAGAGCAGATTAAAAGCATTGCTGAAAATTTTGATCCTAAAAAGATATTTGGGAGCGGAGGGTTTGAAGATTTACCGATCATTTTGCACGACGGGCAAGTGATCGCAGGAAACCACAGAATCCAAGGCATGCTGAATTTCACGCCTAAAAGCCGTTATTCTTACGAGAAAGCGATCAAGGAATACTATCACATAGATTTAAAGCCGGACGAATTGTTAGTTAGAGTGCCACACAAGCGCTTAAACAACACCGAGATCAACAATTTAGCGGCTTCAAGCAATCAAGGACGCTTTAATAGCGAAAGCGATCATGCGATAGCGGTTTTAAGCCACTACGAAGCGAAATTGAAAGAATTAGACCAAAAATTAGACGCTGATAGCATTTATTCTTTAAAAAACATTGTGGCTAAAAATTTGAATTTTGATAAGGCGACTCATCCTAATGTAACTGATAGTAACTTAGCGCTTTTAATGTTTAACATGCCACGAACCAAAACGCAAGGGATAGAGTTGCTTAATCGTTGGCAAAAAGAATTTTCTAACGACATTAAAAGCTATGAAAAAGTAAAAAAAATGTTTGTAGATAACGCCGGCAGTTTTCACAATTTAATCCACGATATGAATTTCCCTAAAGTGAGTTTAAACGCTTATTTAAGCGACATTATGGATCGCAGTTTTGCCAATTTAAAGAATTACCAAACTACGAGCGAAAGCTTGAAAGATTTGAGCGAAAAATTCTATAAAACGAGTTCTTTAGAGATGTTTGAAAAGAGCGAACAAAACACGAGCGACATTAGCGAGATTTTAGGAGGAGCTATCGCGCGATTTGCACGATTTGATGATCCTTCTAAAGCGTTATTTGAAGCGTTAAAGAGCGATAACATTAAAAAAGGCTTGAAAGAATTCAAGATTGCAGATGTTACAAAAGACATGTTTAACCCTGATAGTAAAGAGTTTAAGGATATTGATATTTACGACTTCACGCATTACCTTTTAATGGTGGATAGAGAGCCAAATGAAAATAATCCCGTTTTAAAGCGCTTGATAGAAGCTATAAAGGATATGCAAAAAGAGAGCGAGAAAGGGAGTAAAAAACAAAAACTTGACACTCCTAGCGAATGGGGACACAATTATAGCGAGTTTAAGGGCGATGGCTTAGGAGCGATTAACAAGCTATTAGAAACTAAAAAAGGTTTTGTAGCGGGAGCGTTTTATAAGGAAGGTTTAGGGGATATTGATTTAGTTTGGGGTAATAAAGATTACGAGCTAGAACACATCTTAAAACGCCGAGAGAAGCAAGCCAAAAACAAAGGACTAAACGAACAACAAGCTAAAGAATACGCCTTAAATATAGCTAAAACGATACCAGAAGTTATTGATAAAGGCGTTAAGGTTGATAATAACGGCAGAATAGCTATTGAATACCAAAATATAAGAGTAGGTTTAAAGGATAATTGGAAAGGAGAAAAATTACATAATCATTGGGTGATAACAGGTTATGAAAAAAGGTTAGAGAATAGTGAAAGTTTATATACATCTCCACTAATCACAAAGGATGAGACTCTACCCTTAAACTCTAACAAACCTAATCCTACCACAAACGCGCTAAAAACGCAAGAGCCTTTAAGCGAACAAGCCAACGCAAAAAAGTTAGCGAAGTTAGAGAGCGAGAAAGGGAGTAAAGCTGAAGCGCTTAAAAAACTTAGTTTTGATGAAATTAAAAAACTCATTGATGAAAGCCCGAATAATGGAAAAGATATTACAGTGATAGGAGGCAATAATTTAACGCCCGAGGTTGTTGAATACATTCACAAAAAACATGCTAAGGTAGGCATAGAGAGGCTAGATGAAGACGAAATAACGGCTTTCAATTTCACATATCCTAAAAATGCAAAAGCTATTATTGATTATCAAGGGATACAACATGCATTGAATAAGCATGGTATTAATTCACCTAGCGTTAAATTCAGCAAACAACCACCAATAACCTACAAAGATATAGCTAATTATAAAGATATTGTCAAAAATGCAGATGAAACCATTAAGCGCGATAATAGAATAATAAGCTATAAGCAAGTTAATGGTCATTTTGTGGTAGTGGAACAAATCAATAGAAACAAAAGCGAATTTATATTTAAAACCATGTTTAAAGAAAAAGGAGATTATAAAAATGCACCAAATTATAAGAAAAATATCAAAGAAAATGATTAA
- a CDS encoding DUF3519 domain-containing protein has product MKLPKALNEATAGAALKYHLKRALERSHSISEFSKQLELSAQKSHFSNNTLKIIEELNNSVKSTSEEIKEKATKYEKALQELQKIDESKLTKEQQQVLKVFKGELDKGEIKGIDLNDLYILEQGSRNVGARKILRKQNGEESTGALTNDELINMSEVIKNGSVLLESFERLKNGFRYAYEWDNNGVKLRLVVDDLNNGNKIFDFYSDRNFTDFRDARPQPSKAKDSRPQPTTLNEPNPTPKPLNSQEDLLKTSENLNETTPKPTNLSPLEQANAEKLLKEQHATTPLKEFGTNYPEFALKPKEALEKLLQEKNGQVAGAAYREDLGGIDFVWGTPKTKDSVGYGLAHILERREQQALADGLSEAEAKEYALNIVKSIPEVLEKGSKGTDHLGRVFVD; this is encoded by the coding sequence GTGAAATTACCCAAAGCTTTAAACGAAGCCACCGCAGGCGCGGCCTTAAAGTATCACCTAAAAAGAGCGCTTGAGAGAAGCCACTCTATAAGCGAATTTAGTAAGCAGTTAGAATTAAGCGCGCAAAAATCACACTTTAGCAACAACACGCTTAAAATCATTGAAGAGCTTAATAACAGCGTCAAAAGCACGAGTGAAGAAATCAAAGAAAAAGCGACTAAATACGAAAAAGCCTTACAAGAATTACAAAAGATTGATGAAAGCAAGCTGACTAAAGAACAGCAACAGGTTTTAAAGGTATTTAAGGGAGAATTAGACAAAGGCGAGATTAAAGGCATAGATTTAAACGACCTTTACATTTTAGAACAAGGATCAAGGAATGTGGGAGCTAGAAAAATACTAAGAAAGCAGAACGGAGAAGAAAGCACAGGCGCCCTCACTAACGACGAGCTAATCAACATGAGCGAAGTTATTAAAAACGGAAGCGTGTTATTAGAGAGTTTTGAAAGGCTTAAAAACGGCTTTAGATACGCTTATGAATGGGATAATAACGGCGTAAAGCTTAGGTTAGTCGTAGATGATTTAAACAATGGAAATAAGATTTTTGATTTTTATAGCGATAGGAATTTTACAGATTTTAGGGATGCCAGGCCACAACCTAGCAAAGCAAAGGATAGCAGGCCACAACCTACTACCCTTAATGAACCTAATCCTACACCAAAACCGCTAAATAGTCAAGAGGATTTATTAAAAACAAGCGAAAATTTAAACGAAACCACACCAAAACCTACAAATTTAAGCCCGCTAGAACAAGCCAACGCTGAAAAGCTTCTTAAAGAACAACACGCTACAACCCCACTCAAAGAGTTTGGCACTAATTACCCCGAGTTTGCCTTAAAGCCTAAGGAAGCGTTAGAGAAGTTATTACAAGAGAAAAACGGGCAAGTCGCAGGCGCAGCTTATAGGGAGGATTTAGGAGGGATTGATTTTGTTTGGGGAACACCAAAGACTAAAGACAGCGTAGGTTATGGGTTAGCGCATATATTAGAACGAAGAGAACAGCAAGCGCTTGCTGATGGCTTAAGTGAAGCAGAAGCTAAAGAATACGCCTTAAATATCGTTAAATCTATCCCTGAAGTGTTAGAGAAAGGATCTAAAGGAACGGATCATTTAGGGCGTGTGTTTGTGGATTAG
- the hofD gene encoding outer membrane beta-barrel protein HofD, with the protein MEIKKYFSYFLFFLLFSSLFLSKLQAYKFNMSIVGKVSSYTKFGFNNQRYQPSKDIYPTGSYTSLLGELNLSMGLYKGLRAEVGAMMAALPYDSTAYQGNNIPNGQPGSRTDPFGAGIFWQYIGWYAGHSGLQVQKPRLAMVHNAFLSYNYKKDKFSFGVKGGRYDAEEYDWFTSYTQGVEGFVKYKDTRLRVMYSDARASASSDWFWYFGRYYTSGKALMVADLKYEKDNLKINPYFYAIFQRMYAPGINITYDTNPNFNNKGFRFVGTFVGFFPIFATPANQNDIILFQQVPLGKSGQTYFFRTRFYYNKWQFGGSVYKNIGNANGDIGIYGDPLGYNIWTNSIYDAEINNIVGADVINGFLYVGSQYRGFSWKILGRWTDSPRADERSLALFLSYFSNKYNIRMDLKLEYYGNITKKGYCIGYCGMYVPVDPNGPGTQPLTHNVYSDRSHIMFNIAYGFRIY; encoded by the coding sequence TTGGAAATTAAGAAATATTTTTCTTACTTTCTATTTTTTTTGCTTTTTTCTAGTCTCTTTTTATCCAAACTTCAAGCTTATAAATTCAACATGAGCATTGTTGGAAAGGTGAGCAGCTATACCAAGTTTGGCTTTAACAACCAAAGATACCAGCCTTCTAAAGACATTTATCCTACAGGTAGCTACACTTCTTTGCTCGGCGAATTGAATTTGAGCATGGGTTTATACAAGGGTTTGAGGGCGGAAGTGGGGGCTATGATGGCAGCGCTCCCCTATGACTCTACCGCCTATCAAGGCAACAATATCCCTAACGGCCAGCCCGGCTCTAGGACCGATCCTTTTGGGGCGGGTATCTTTTGGCAATATATTGGTTGGTATGCGGGGCATAGTGGTTTGCAAGTGCAAAAACCTCGTTTAGCCATGGTGCATAACGCTTTTTTGAGCTACAACTACAAAAAAGACAAATTCAGTTTTGGCGTGAAAGGGGGGCGCTATGATGCTGAAGAGTATGATTGGTTCACTTCTTACACTCAAGGGGTTGAAGGCTTTGTCAAATATAAAGACACCAGGTTAAGGGTGATGTATTCAGACGCTAGGGCTTCAGCGTCAAGCGACTGGTTTTGGTATTTTGGGCGCTACTATACAAGCGGTAAGGCTCTAATGGTAGCTGATTTGAAATATGAAAAAGATAACCTAAAAATCAACCCTTATTTTTATGCGATCTTTCAAAGAATGTATGCGCCAGGCATTAATATCACTTATGACACCAACCCTAATTTCAACAATAAGGGTTTTCGTTTTGTAGGCACTTTCGTGGGGTTTTTCCCCATTTTTGCCACTCCGGCTAATCAAAATGATATTATCCTCTTCCAACAAGTGCCGTTAGGCAAGAGCGGGCAAACTTATTTCTTCCGCACCCGTTTTTACTATAATAAGTGGCAATTTGGGGGCAGTGTCTATAAAAATATCGGTAACGCTAATGGTGATATAGGTATTTATGGGGATCCTTTGGGGTATAACATTTGGACGAATAGTATTTATGACGCAGAAATCAATAATATCGTTGGCGCTGATGTTATTAACGGGTTTTTATATGTAGGCTCACAATATAGAGGGTTTAGTTGGAAAATTTTAGGCCGTTGGACGGATAGCCCAAGGGCTGATGAAAGGAGTCTCGCGCTCTTTTTGAGTTATTTTTCTAATAAATATAATATTAGAATGGATTTGAAACTAGAATATTATGGCAATATCACCAAAAAAGGCTATTGTATTGGGTATTGTGGCATGTATGTTCCAGTCGATCCTAACGGGCCTGGGACACAGCCTTTAACGCACAATGTGTATTCTGACAGAAGTCATATAATGTTTAACATTGCTTATGGTTTTAGGATTTACTAG
- the hofC gene encoding outer membrane beta-barrel protein HofC produces MKLKKRKVAATLLKRFTLPLLFTTGSLGAVTYEVHGDFINFSKVGFNHSPINPVKGIYPTETFVNLTGKLEGSVHLGRGWTVNLGGVLGGQAYDGTKYDRWAKDFTPPSYWDKTSCGTDSMSLCMNATKMWQQSGPGGVINPRGIGWEYMGEWNGLFPNYYPANAYLPGGSRRYQVYKANLTYDSDRVHMVMGRFDITEQEQMDWIYQLFQGFYGTFKLTKNMKFLLFSGWGRGIADGQWLFPIYREKPWGVHKAGIIYRPTKNLMIHPYVYLIPMVGTLPGVKVEYDTNPEFSGRGIRNKTTFYALYDYRWNNAEYGRYAPARYNTWDPFLDNGKWRGLQGPGGATLLLRHHIDINNYFVVGGAYLNIGNPNMNLGTWGNPVALDGIEQWVGSIYSLGFAGIDNITDADAFTEYVKGGGKHGKFSWSVYQRFTTAPRALEYGIGMYLDYQFSKHVKAGLKLVWLEFQIRAGYNPGTGFLGPNGQPLNLNTGLFESSAFAQGPQNMGGIAKSITQDRSHLMTHISYSF; encoded by the coding sequence ATGAAATTAAAGAAACGAAAAGTTGCGGCTACATTGCTAAAGCGTTTTACCTTACCACTATTGTTCACTACGGGTTCATTAGGGGCGGTTACTTATGAAGTGCATGGGGATTTTATCAACTTCTCCAAAGTGGGTTTTAACCATTCGCCCATTAACCCTGTTAAAGGTATCTATCCCACAGAGACTTTTGTTAACCTTACGGGTAAGCTAGAGGGTTCTGTGCATTTAGGTAGGGGATGGACCGTGAATTTAGGCGGTGTTTTGGGCGGACAGGCTTATGATGGCACTAAGTATGATAGGTGGGCGAAGGATTTTACCCCCCCAAGCTATTGGGATAAAACTTCTTGCGGCACTGATTCTATGAGCCTTTGTATGAATGCTACTAAAATGTGGCAACAATCAGGGCCAGGTGGTGTCATTAACCCTAGAGGTATTGGTTGGGAATATATGGGTGAGTGGAACGGCTTGTTCCCTAACTACTATCCGGCTAACGCCTACTTGCCTGGTGGCTCAAGGCGTTATCAAGTCTATAAAGCAAATTTGACCTATGACAGCGACAGAGTCCATATGGTAATGGGGCGTTTTGATATTACCGAGCAGGAGCAAATGGATTGGATTTACCAATTGTTCCAAGGGTTTTATGGGACTTTCAAGCTCACTAAGAATATGAAATTCTTGCTCTTTAGTGGTTGGGGTCGTGGTATCGCTGATGGTCAGTGGTTGTTCCCTATCTATCGTGAAAAGCCTTGGGGGGTTCATAAAGCGGGTATTATTTATCGCCCTACAAAGAATTTGATGATCCACCCTTATGTGTATCTTATCCCAATGGTAGGCACATTGCCCGGTGTTAAAGTAGAGTATGATACCAATCCGGAATTTAGCGGTAGGGGCATTAGGAATAAAACGACTTTCTATGCGTTGTATGACTATCGTTGGAATAACGCTGAATACGGTCGTTATGCGCCCGCTCGTTATAACACTTGGGATCCGTTCTTGGATAATGGTAAGTGGCGTGGCTTGCAAGGTCCTGGCGGTGCGACGCTTCTTTTGCGCCACCATATAGATATTAACAACTATTTTGTGGTTGGTGGTGCTTATCTCAACATTGGTAACCCTAACATGAACTTAGGTACTTGGGGTAACCCTGTGGCTCTTGATGGTATCGAACAATGGGTCGGTAGTATCTACAGCTTAGGGTTTGCGGGGATTGACAACATTACCGATGCTGATGCGTTCACCGAGTATGTTAAAGGTGGAGGCAAGCATGGTAAGTTCAGTTGGAGCGTTTATCAGCGCTTCACCACTGCACCAAGGGCTTTGGAATATGGTATCGGTATGTATCTAGATTATCAGTTCAGCAAGCATGTTAAAGCGGGTCTCAAACTCGTATGGTTAGAGTTCCAAATTCGTGCGGGTTACAACCCTGGAACCGGTTTCCTTGGGCCAAACGGTCAGCCGCTTAACTTGAATACTGGTTTGTTTGAGTCTTCAGCGTTCGCGCAAGGCCCTCAAAACATGGGCGGTATCGCAAAAAGCATCACTCAAGACAGAAGCCATTTGATGACACACATTAGTTATAGTTTCTAA
- a CDS encoding catalase family peroxidase, translating into MKKIGLSLCLVFSLGFLKAHEVSAEEIADIFYKLNAKEPKMKINHTKGFCAKGVFLPNAQAKKDLDVPLLNEKEIPASVRYSLGGVAMDDKSKVRGMALKLENQNASWTMVMLNTEINFAKNPNEFAQFFEMRIPKNGKVDEARIKKLYEEVPSYKNFAAYTKTIGISSSVANTPYYSVHAFRFKDKKEKLLPARWKFVPKEGIKYLNPQELKQKDSNYLLSSFQQHLKTKPIEYQMYLVFANKNDATNDTTALWKGKHKELLVGTLKVEKYEGMGCNKDVYLPADLPKGVEAPTDPLFQIRNEVYGITFSRRQ; encoded by the coding sequence ATGAAAAAAATTGGTTTGAGCTTGTGTTTGGTTTTTAGCTTGGGTTTTTTAAAAGCCCATGAAGTGAGCGCTGAAGAGATTGCGGATATTTTCTACAAGCTCAACGCCAAAGAGCCTAAAATGAAAATCAACCACACTAAGGGGTTTTGTGCTAAAGGCGTGTTCCTCCCTAATGCGCAAGCAAAAAAGGATTTAGATGTGCCATTACTCAATGAAAAAGAAATCCCTGCATCTGTAAGGTATTCTTTAGGAGGCGTGGCAATGGACGATAAAAGCAAAGTTAGGGGAATGGCGTTAAAATTAGAAAATCAAAACGCTAGCTGGACAATGGTGATGCTCAATACAGAAATCAATTTTGCCAAAAACCCTAACGAATTCGCCCAATTCTTTGAGATGAGAATCCCTAAAAATGGCAAGGTGGATGAAGCAAGAATCAAAAAGCTTTATGAAGAAGTCCCCTCTTATAAGAATTTTGCCGCTTACACCAAAACGATAGGGATTAGCTCAAGCGTGGCTAACACGCCCTATTATAGCGTGCATGCGTTCAGGTTTAAAGATAAGAAAGAAAAATTATTGCCTGCGAGATGGAAATTTGTGCCTAAAGAGGGCATTAAGTATCTTAACCCCCAAGAATTAAAGCAAAAAGATTCAAATTATCTGCTTTCTTCATTCCAACAACACCTTAAAACTAAGCCCATAGAATACCAAATGTATCTGGTATTTGCGAATAAAAATGATGCCACCAACGACACGACCGCGCTTTGGAAAGGCAAGCATAAGGAATTATTGGTGGGGACCTTGAAAGTTGAAAAATACGAAGGAATGGGTTGCAATAAAGATGTGTATTTGCCTGCCGATCTCCCTAAAGGCGTAGAAGCCCCTACTGATCCCTTATTCCAAATCAGGAATGAAGTTTATGGGATCACTTTTAGCAGGAGGCAATAA
- a CDS encoding DNA cytosine methyltransferase, with protein sequence MYKVADIFCGAGGLSYGFSAHPHFELIWANDIDKDAILSYQANHKEAQAILCDIMQLHCHNLPCVSIDILLGGPPCQSYSTLGKRKMDEKANLFKEYLRLLDLVKPKIFVFENVVGLMSMQKGQLFKQICNAFKERGYILEHAILNALDYGVPQMRERVILVGALKSFKQKFHFPKPIKTHFSLKDALGDLPPIQSGENGDALGYLKNADNVFLEFVRNSKELSEHSSPKNNEKLIKIMQTLKDGQSKDDLPESLRPKSGYINTYAKMWWEKPAPTITRNFSTPSSSRCIHPRDSRALSIREGARLQSFPDNYKFCGSASAKRLQIGNAVPPLLSVALAQAVFDFLKG encoded by the coding sequence TTGTATAAAGTAGCAGATATTTTTTGTGGTGCTGGAGGGTTGAGTTATGGCTTTTCTGCACACCCCCATTTTGAATTAATATGGGCCAACGATATAGACAAAGATGCCATTTTAAGCTATCAAGCCAATCATAAAGAGGCGCAAGCCATTTTATGCGATATTATGCAACTTCATTGCCACAACTTACCATGCGTTTCAATTGATATCCTACTAGGCGGACCACCATGCCAGAGCTATTCTACCCTTGGCAAAAGAAAAATGGATGAAAAAGCGAATCTGTTTAAAGAATATTTGCGACTCTTAGACTTAGTAAAACCAAAAATATTTGTTTTTGAAAATGTGGTGGGTTTAATGTCTATGCAAAAAGGGCAATTATTCAAACAAATTTGTAACGCTTTTAAAGAGAGAGGCTATATTTTAGAGCATGCCATTTTAAATGCCCTAGATTATGGTGTGCCTCAAATGAGAGAACGAGTGATTTTAGTGGGCGCGCTTAAAAGCTTTAAACAAAAATTCCACTTCCCCAAACCCATAAAAACGCATTTTTCTCTAAAAGACGCTTTAGGGGATTTACCACCCATTCAAAGCGGTGAAAATGGTGATGCTTTAGGTTATCTTAAAAATGCGGATAATGTTTTTTTGGAATTTGTGCGAAATTCTAAAGAATTAAGCGAGCATAGCAGTCCTAAAAACAATGAAAAACTGATAAAAATCATGCAAACGCTAAAAGACGGACAAAGCAAAGATGATTTGCCAGAAAGTTTACGCCCAAAAAGTGGTTATATTAATACCTACGCCAAAATGTGGTGGGAAAAACCAGCCCCCACCATTACAAGAAATTTTTCTACCCCAAGCAGTTCTAGGTGTATCCATCCAAGAGACTCTAGAGCGTTAAGCATTAGAGAGGGGGCAAGATTGCAAAGCTTTCCTGATAATTATAAATTCTGTGGGAGCGCTAGCGCTAAAAGATTGCAAATTGGCAATGCCGTGCCGCCTTTATTGAGTGTAGCGCTCGCACAGGCGGTTTTTGACTTTTTAAAGGGGTAA
- a CDS encoding GIY-YIG nuclease family protein gives MHISEVKTAFKIADVEYVKDSTKLNFNYLKDLKDENNQSLSQNILTQNVARVYLIVVNGEIKKIGGSQADGGIKSTLNIYKDGGVKGRLSIRSFGVWYFLYHTILTGAKIEFYMIYQPNFETQVKGLFGFHAIKDASISYKLLEQACLTDYRNNSNDALPEWNVQEQGKDWPNDIKDEHANITQKAQNREKTVHRKAIDKPSGTLKD, from the coding sequence ATGCATATTAGCGAAGTCAAAACTGCCTTTAAAATCGCTGATGTAGAATACGTGAAAGACAGCACAAAGTTAAATTTCAACTATCTTAAGGATTTAAAAGATGAAAACAATCAATCTTTATCTCAAAATATTTTAACTCAAAATGTGGCTAGAGTGTATTTAATTGTGGTGAATGGCGAGATTAAAAAAATCGGTGGCTCCCAAGCAGATGGCGGGATTAAAAGCACGCTCAATATTTATAAAGATGGGGGAGTCAAAGGGAGGCTTAGTATTAGAAGTTTTGGCGTGTGGTATTTTCTTTATCACACAATACTCACAGGGGCTAAAATAGAATTTTACATGATTTATCAGCCTAATTTTGAAACTCAAGTGAAAGGCTTGTTTGGTTTTCATGCAATCAAAGACGCAAGCATCAGCTATAAACTTTTAGAGCAAGCTTGCCTAACGGATTATAGAAACAATAGCAATGACGCATTACCCGAATGGAATGTGCAAGAGCAAGGAAAAGATTGGCCAAATGATATTAAAGATGAGCATGCCAATATCACTCAAAAAGCTCAAAACAGAGAAAAGACCGTCCATAGAAAAGCGATTGACAAACCTAGCGGAACTTTAAAAGATTAA